A genomic region of Conger conger chromosome 6, fConCon1.1, whole genome shotgun sequence contains the following coding sequences:
- the LOC133130069 gene encoding protein VAC14 homolog, with translation MNTEKDFSPLTPNIVRALNDKLYEKRKVAALEIEKLVREFVAQNNSTQIRHIIQILASEFALSQHPHSRKGGLIALAACSIALGKDSGLYLKELIEPVLTCFNDSDSRLRYYACEALYNIVKVARGAVLPHFNVLFDGLSKLAADPDPNVKSGSELLDRLLKDIVTERNKFDLVAFVPLLRERIYSNNQYVRQFIISWDTRARNMKNF, from the exons atgaacacagaGAAGGACTTCTCCCCTTTGACACCCAACATCGTGAGAGCTCTCAACGACAAACTTTACGAAAAGAGAAAAGTTGCCGCTTTAGAGATTGAGAA gcttGTGCGGGAGTTTGTTGCCCAGAATAATTCCACCCAGATACGACATATCATCCAGATCCTGGCCTCTGAGTTTGCCCTGTCGCAGCACCCCCACAGCCGCAAGGGGGGGCTCATCGCCCTGGCTGCCTGCTCCATCGCCCTGGGGAAG GACTCGGGGCTGTACCTGAAGGAGCTGATCGAGCCAGTCCTCACCTGCTTCAACGACTCGGACAGCCGCCTGCGTTACTACGCCTGCGAGGCGCTGTACAACATCGTGAAGGTGGCTCGGGGCGCGGTGCTCCCCCACTTCAATGTCCTCTTCGATGGGCTGAGCAAG CTGGCTGCAGACCCAGACCCCAACGTGAAGAGTGGGTCTGAACTGCTGGATCGACTTCTGAAG GACATTGTGACAGAGCGCAACAAGTTTGACCTGGTGGCCTTTGTCCCCTTGCTGCGTGAGAGGATCTACTCCAATAACCAGTACGTTCGCCAGTTCATCATATCCTGG GACACGCGCGCGCGCAACATGAAGAATTTCTGA